A region of the Dyadobacter sp. CECT 9275 genome:
AAAATTTCTGGGCCTGGAAATTTCTCCGGAAAACGGCTCCATGATGAACCCTGTCTACCTGAAGGAAACCATCCGGTTGTCCGATGCCGACTCTGTCAAAATTAACGCGTTGTACAGCCTGCCATGTACCAGTGGCTGTAACAATTTTCTTCCGCTGTCCTTACCGGTAAATGATATCATCACCAAAAGTATCCGATTAGACAAACAGGGGAAAATAGCCATCAGCGCATCGGGGCGTATGGTCATTGGTTTCTGGCTCGGATGGAGCACGCCAGCGGGTCTGGAAAATGGCCTTTTCAGCGTTCCCATCGGTGATTACAGCCTCGACAGATCCATCAACCACGCCGCGCTCATCTACAGAATCAACAATGAAACGAAATGGAGATATTGCGGCACGGCCTGTGAATTCTCAACAGATGGGGTGAGCCAATGCATTGATGTCACACTGGCTATCAACGACAACAAACCGAGCGACAACGACGGCGCTTACGATGTTACCGTTAATTACAAACCCTGAGTTTCCGGCATGAAAAACTTGATGCTGCTGTTCATCGTGGCCTGGGCCTGCTGCATCCAGGCAGGTTATGCCCAGACAACGGTATATCTGCAAAACTGGCTGGAGGGTGAAAAACATGCTATTAATGGGGAATTCGCCGAAAGCATGAAGTATTACCAAAAAGCCTACCAGGCCGTGGCGAAAACAGACCCTGTCCGCGCGGCCAATGTCTGCAACGACATGAGCAGCGCCTCCTATGGAGATGGCCTCTACGACCAGGCGCTGCGTTATTGTTACCGTGGACTGGCACATACCAAAAACCGGGCTTCCGTACCCGATTCCATTTTTTTTAAACTGTACTCCAGCCTTGGCACAATGTACAATGAAATGGAGCACCGTGATTCTTCATATTTCTATTTTCAATCTGCCGATGCAGTCTTAGATCGTACACCAATAGTTGAAAATCAAATACCAATATATGTTTTGCATCACTATTTGCATCAGGGTCGAGCCTTTTGGAAATTTCATAGATACCATCAAAGCATAATCTACTTTTCCAAAGCCAAATCTCTCTGCCAGAATCACAAACTGACAAATGATTTGCAATATGTTGAAAGTAGCCTTGCTGAGGTTTATGATTTACTTGGACAACCACAAAAATCCCTAGTTTTCAGAATATCAGCAATTAACCACATTTCTTCTAATAATGACGAGTTAGAAAAACTATACACTGGTATCGGGTATACCTACCAACAACTTAATCAAATAGACAGCGCATTAATTTGGCTAAAACGAGCGAGAAACGTTTCAATTTCACAAAGTTTGGAAAATAAAGCTGTAAAAAAACAAGATATTCGCCTGCTTCTCCTCCTAGGACATTGCCATTCCAGTATTGATGATTTTAAGAACGCTGAGTATTTTTTAGACCTGGCGGAGTCTCAATTGGCTACAACTACTGGCAATTCTGCATGGGTAAGGGCAAACATAAATATAGAAAAAGGAAGAAATTCTCTTAAACGAAAAAACTACAACACTGCAGCTCTTTATTTTGAGAACGCCTTTCAGAATACATGCTATAATCGTGATATCACTAATTTTTTTAATTTAATTCTCCCAGAAATTGGATTAAATGCATTATACCTGAAAGGCTATACTTATCATCAAAAATTTAATACTTCCGGTCAAATCACAGATCTTCTATTAGCTTATGAAACCTTCAAGAAACTAATAATTCTAAAAAAAACTGCATACCAGGAAGGCATAAATGATGCCGAGGAAAGATATACATTATCCAAAGAAGGCATAAATATATTTTCCGAGGCCATTCCGATAGCTTATACACTTTATCAAATTAAAAAATCTCCGAAAATCCTGAACCAACTTTTTGAATGGTTTGAACAGGCCAATACCTCCTACCTGAACGACGCCATCAGCAACAAGAATTTGACGAGAGAAAATCTCCCGGCAGCCTTACAAGCCGAAGAGCAAAAAATACTTAAGGAAAAGGCCCGGCTGATCGAAAAATCGGATCCCTCCTCAGCAGAATATCAGGAAAAACTGAACGAGCTAAGACTCAGATGGTACAAATTCAGCCAGAAATTAAATAAGTCGAATAAAACATCGGCCCTTTCGATCCGCCCTAAAGAAATTCAAAATCAGCTGGACCCCGGAGCTGCCTTCATCTCCTATAAATGGTACGGAGATCATATTTACACTTTTATAATTACCCGGGATACCTCCCGCCTGGAGGTTTTACCGGTTAATGCCAAACGATTACAAAACAATCTGGACCATTTAGAAGGACAACTACGTCACAATCCGGGTTTTGGGAAATATTCAGGGACCGAAGCTGCTATTGACTGTTACCGGCTATTGGTTGAACCCTTAAAAAAATGGGTTTCAGGTAAGAACCGGCTGATCATAGCCCGGGACTGGCGGTTTAATTTTTTACCTTTTGAATTACTTGAGACCGGTAAAAAAACACATGACTACCTCACACGGCAGTATGCCTTTTCCTATACCTATTCCGCTGCGTATTTCTGGCAGCATCCGTCACTGGCACAAAAATCAGGACAGTCGGCCACGCGTTCCAGCCTGATTGTCGCACCCTTTATAAACCAGTTAACAACGGAAGTCACAAAAGGCTGGGCACCTGTGGCCGACCTGGATGACCTGGACGACATGGGAGGGGAAAAACTGTGGGCGGAAGGAGCAACCAAACAGGCATTTTTAGACAAGGTGCAGGGGCAGCATGTGCTGCAGCTGGCCACGCATGCCCGGTCGGCAGACAACAACCCCGACGACTCCTTCATACAGTTTTATCCCGGCGGAGACAGCCGCCTGTATCTGAGCGAAATATATGCTCTTCCGTTGCAGGACACCCGTCTGGTTATTCTGAGCGCCTGCTCAGGAGGAGAGGGTATGAGCAAAAAAGGAGAAGGCAATATTTCCCTGGCACATGGTATGGTGCAAGCCGGCTGCCCCTCGGTGATCAGTACCATTTGGGAGGCCAATAATGAAGTAACCGCTTTCCTGACTAAAACAACATACCAATACTTAAAAAAGGGAATACCCGTAGACCTGGCCTTACAGCGTGCGCGAACTGATTTTTTTGATGATCCCGTGCTTAAAAAATTCATGCACCCTTATTACTGGGCCAATCTGACGCTCATTGGTAATTATGATCCTGTTTTTAACACGGGAACCGGATACCTGTGGTTTGGAATTGCGGGAGTGATCCTGATTTTAGCAATGATGTTATATATGATGAGCAAACGCTCCGGTAATAAAAAAAGTGGCCATACCGAACCGGATGACCACTGATCAATAATCAGGGATGACAGTTAGAGCCACCGCCGCAGTTGGATTTTGGTGGCTGGTCTGCATCTCCCTCAACCGATCGGGTGACCGTATTTTCAGGAGAAACACCTTGTTCGCTGCAGGAAGTGGCCAGAACCAACAGTAACATAAAACCAAGTAACGTTTTCATAATTAGGTATGGTTTACGGAACCTCCACCAGTGGAAGTTCCGCAAATAAGATACCAGGTTAGACTTTGAGATACCAGATCTTTACCAAATTGTTAGTAAGCGGTCAGATAATAAAAAAAGTGGTCATCCCGAAAACAGGATGACTACTGATCAATAATCAAGGGTGGCAGTTAGGTCTGCCACTGCAGTTGCCCTTTGGAGGCTGGTCAGGATCTTCTTCAACCAATCGGGTGACGGTATTTTCAGGAGAAATACCTTGTTCGCTGCAGGAAGTAGCCAAAACTAATAGTAACATAAAACCAAGTAACGTTTTCATAATTAGGTATGGTTTACAGAACCTCCTCCAGTGGAAGCTCCGCAAATAAGATACCAGGTTAGACTTTGAGATACCAGATCTTTGGCAAATTGTTAGTAAGCGGTCAGATACTAAAAAAAGTGGTCATCCGGAAAACCGGATGACCACTGATCAATAATCAAGGATGGCAGTTAGGACCACCGCCGCAATTATTTTTCGGTGGCTGGTCAGGATCTTCTTCCACTGATCGGGTGACCGTGTTTTCTGGAGAAACACCTTGTTCGCTGCAGGAAGTAGCCAGAACCAACAGTAACATGAAACCAAGTAACGTTTTCATAATAAGGTATGGTTTACAGAACCTCCTCCGGTGGAAGTTCCGCAAATAAGATACCAGATTAGACTTTGAGATACCAGATCTTTACCAAATTGTTAGTAAGCGGTCAGATACTAAAAAAAAGTGGTCATCCGGTTTTCCGGATGACCACTGATCCATAATCAAGGATGGCAATTAGGACCACCACTGCAGTTAGATTTCGGTGGCTGGTCTGCATCACCTTCTACTGATCGGGTGATCGTATTGTCAGGGGAAACACCTTGTTCACTGCAGGAAGTAGCCAGAACCAACAGTAACATAAAACCAAGTAACGTTTTCATAATAAGGTATGGTTTACAGAACCTCCTCCAGTGGAAGTTCCGCAAATAAGATACCAGGTTAGACTTTGAGATACCAGATTTTTGGCAAATTGTTAGTAAGCGGTCAGATACTAAAAAAAGTGGTCATCCGGGAAACTGGATGACCACCAACAAACAATTACGGGTTACAGTTAGAGCCCCCGCCGCAGTTTGACTTCGGAGGCTGGTCAGGATCACCTTCAACCGATCGGGTGACCGTGTTTTCTGGAGAAACACCTTGTTCGCTGCAGGAAGTAGCCAGAACCAACAGTAACATGAAACCAAGTAACGTTTTCATAATAAAAAAGTTTAGAAGAAACTCCCCCCGTTGGAAGTTCTGGCCGTTAAGGGGAAGGCTACATTCACATTTCCCCCGGTTCAGGAAAAAAAATTTCCGGCGGTGTTACTTTTTTTGGAGCAAGAGGAATAAACAGTTCAAACAGGCACTGCTCAGCACATGAAGCTTTTTACAGACCGAGAAATCGTTGATGCAATATTTTCAAAAGAATCCAGGGCAGTGAATGCCGCTACCGAACAGGTGTACAAGCAAAACCAGAAGAGGATTACCCAGTTTGTGTGTACCAACGGAGGAACCAAAACGGATGCGGAAGATCTGTTTCAGGATCTGACGATCATATTTTTAAACAATGTATGGAATGAGAAATTCTCTCTTCGCGACAATGCCCAGATCAGCACCTATCTGTACAGTATAGCGGAAAACCTGTGGTATAAAAAAATCCGCAGCTCAACCTCTGCACTTAGGCGCGAAAAGAACTACATGGACGACTTTCTCGCAGCCGCACCCGACCAGGACAGTCCTGTGCAGCAGGTGATTGCAAAGGAAGAGGAAAACTGGAGCCATGTCATATTCAATAAGCTCCGGACCGAAGCACAGGATGTATTGAAAGCATATTATGACGAAAAACTGAGCATGAGCGAGATAGCGATTCGCCTGGAATATACCAATGCAGATACCGCCAAAAACCGGAAATACCGGGCCATGGAGGAATTGAAAAAGCTTATTAAAAAATTCAGACCGGAGTAGTTCCCTGCCTGATTCACCGGTGTCACAACACTAAAAATCAACGATACCCATGAGAAGACCAACCGACAAAACAGAAGAGCAGGAATGGATAGAACGTTATCTTGAGGGCAAAATGTCCGAAGATGAACGCAAACACTTCGAAACAGAATTAGCAAAGGACATTAACCTGTCAATGGACACCCAACAATTAAAACAAGCCCACCGCCTCATGAAAGAGGCTTTTCTGGAAGAACAGGCACTGGCTACCGTCAGGCGCCTGCAGGCTGCCAGCCGCTCCCGCGAAAAAATCATTTACTGGAGCAGGTACCTCGCAGCGGCATCGGTAAGCGGCATTATTTTTGTCACCTATCTTTCTTTAAGTATGCCCCGGTTTCCTGACTCGGAAAACGATTTCACGGTGGTCCGCGGGGCCAACACCACCACCATGCCGCTCAACCAGCGGGCCGTTTTCGATCAGTTTTTTGAAGGACAAGCACACATTGCCGAAGGGCAGTACATCCTGGCAGTCAGGAATTTTGAAACCGTATTGCAGTCCAGCGACCTGAGACCTTATTTTAAAGAAGCCGCCCAGTGGCATCTGGCGGTAGCCTATCTGAAAAGCGGGGATATCTCCCGTGCCGAAAATCTTTACCAAAGATTTGATCATTGTACCGACTGCGAATATACGGTGGGCACAATGAACCGCTGGAAAATATGGTGGCAAATCCGCTGGAAAAAGTTGCTGCCATAAGACTTTTATTAGTAACTTAATGTCTCAATTAATAACCTTCCTGTGCCGTCATGAAATTACCGTGGAACAGTTCCTCAAAGAACCTGATTCAACTGTTTCAAGCTACTGAAAAACCCACTGTAAACCAGATGGTAAGCCTGATTTCCGAATTTTTCGGAAAGGCGGTTTCCGGAGAAGTCAGGCAAATGGGCATTGATTCCCGTGATCACGAGCTGCTGCTCTACCGCGAAACCATGACTGAGCTTGCGGCATTGCTCAGAAACCAATATCATCTCTGGGAAAACTGGACCAGAAAAGAGGTGGACCGGCGTATCCCGGATATTGTAACTGCCACCGACTGGAAATTACGCATTCCTGGTTACCGTTATTCTCGGGAAGAAACGGGTACCTTGGGCAAACAGGGCATGGCGATCATCAGAGCCTTGCCTGAGTCTCTGAGCGTATGCCTGAAAGACCGCAAGGAGACGGTCAGAAAAACCCTTGTCAGGAAATATGCCACCAAAACCGAGGATGCTCAAGCGGTTTCCGAACGCACCCTTCGATGTGTCATCACCCTCAAACGTCACCAGGGCTGGGGAAAAAACACCATTTTTACCTGGAGCAAAGACAGGGAACTAAACCTGAAGTATACCCTGGTAGAAACCTATCTGTATGAGCAGCTCGCCTTATACTCCTTTGTTTTTAAGGAGGACAACAGGGCCGTTTTTATGGAGGATATCCGTTATAAGTTAAAACAATATCTGATCAACAAGCTTTCTTCGCATCACCAGCGGGCTGAAATTGCGGAAGAAATCATACAGGAAATTCTTATTTCTTTCTTTGATAAAAAAGCCGGGTATGCCGCCCACCCCGAAAAGTTTTATGTAGATACCCGGCTCCATACCTATTTTATCAAACTGATTAAGGACAGCCGGAAACTCCGGAAGTACCAGGGCGAAGTGGATGACAACACCGAAGACCTTCCTTTTGATGAGCAATTTTTTTCCAGACAGGGCCATGAGGTATCCGCCAGTGAGATCATGGAGATCCTCCACCAGTGCCGGCTCTTGCTGGATGATAGCTGCAGGGAATTTTTTGAGCTCAGGTATTCCGAAAATTTTGCAGAACCGCTTAACTATGAGGCAATGGCCGACATACTGGACCAAACGCCCAAAAAAGTGGAGAAACTTGCCGGGAAATGTAATGAAACTTTAAAAACTTCGATCATTGAAAAATCTATTGAAAAGGGGATCGTGTTGAAAAAATCATGGACGACTACCAAAAAGAAAGACTTATCCGCGCCGCAAGAACCGGAAAACTGACGGAAGAGGAGTACCAACTGTATTACCAGCTGCTGGAAGAAAATCCCTCCCTTGCCCGTGACCTGGAATGGGAAGGGTTTATGGATGAGCACATGCCCTCTGCCGAAGATGCCGAGCTCTACGAAGCTACTGCCCGGCTCACCATGCCCGAAGAAACCCGGGAAGTATTTCCTATTGGTTACCGGTGGGCGGCTGCGGTCGTTTTGCTGATCATAGGAGGCTGGCTTGTCTTTCAGTTTATCACTGATACCACAGGCCCTGAACTGGCATCGTCTGGCTTTCTGCGCTTTTACAGCGGGGATACCAGGCCCGACAGCCAGCTGGGCTACGCAGAAGGCGATGGGCCGGTTGGCAGGCGTGGCTTAAAAATATGGAGAAACAGCAGGCAGCAGGACCTTGTAAATTACCAGTTTTGTAATGATACCCTACAGTTGTTCTTTCAGGATCTGGAGGATACGCTTCTGATTCAGAAAAGTTACCGGCTTGTCTACAAGACAGACTCCGCAGCTTTCAGCATGGTATCCGACAAGTATCCTGTGGTGGTGCTTGAAAACTGTACCGATAAACCTAAAACCCTCATCCCCGCCAGGCAGTGATTAATTCCACTGCACCCGCTTATCTTACCATTTATGAAAATACCTTTACTGACCCTGTCACTCCTTTTCTGTGTAACCACCACCTCTTTCTCCCAGAGCATGCTTCCGTGCAACTGCAATGCCCTGAATGAAATCCCAAAAAATTACATGGCCGAAAAACAGGCCACTGAGTTGCTGAACACGTATATTGATCAGCTCTGGAAATATTCGAAGATCAGGAAGATACGTGACCCGTTTGTTGTCAAGGAAGCACTTTGTCCGTATGCCTTAACCGATATCTGCCTCACCAAGCTCCCTGATGGTACTGCGGAGAACGTCCGCCTGATTCTGTACAGTAAAGAGTTTCTTGAAGACCTGAATAAAGCAGGACAAACGGCTTCTTATGTAGACCGCCATGTATTACTGCATGAACTGGGGCATCACGTATTAGGCCATCATAAAAATTCCAAAAGTATGGAAGCGCTTCTGTCAATCTACAAGCAGTCGGCCCCGGATCCTAAGGAATGGAGAAAATACGGAGCAGCCAACCCCATGGCCCAGGAACTTGAGGCTGATATATATGCCGTCTGGGCGTTGTCAAAGCTCGAAAAGGGTTTTACCGTGCAGCAACTGGTGAGCCAGTTCAATACACAGATACTCAATCAGAAGGATAAGGAAGCCATCGCCGCAAACCATAGCGACCACCCTCTTTTCCGTGACCGTATCGAGACCATGCGGAAGTTTGAGGCGCAGATGCTCCGGGCGCAAAGTAAGGTGGTGCCCCGGAAATACTTTTCGGATATTGCCAGCAGTGCCTATCTGGACCTGTGGCCCGACGCACCAGTAATAGACATTGCCCTGAACGCCGGTATCGCCCTGGGCGGTATCACGGATTTTTCCTATGACGGAGAAAAAACGGATGGCTTTTTGTATCCGCCAAAAACGTTGAAAAGTATTTCAAATTACCATGCAGGTTTATCCATCACCCGGTTCCGGTGGGACAGGCATTGGCAACGTCATGTGGATATACAGTGGTCCAGGCATAAATATGGTACCACGGTACAAGGCGGTAGCGAAGAGCAGCTGATCGAAAAGTTTCAGGTGGATTACCTGACCGTCGCTCCAAGAATGACCTGGAACAGTGCTACCGGCGGTAAAAAAGGTTCGTTCCAGGCACTTCGTGTGGGTTTAATAGCAGGGTTTGGTTTCAATTTCAGGATCCCCGCCGGGAAAATAAGTTATACCAATTACATCTCTGATGTGCCCACTCCCAAATCCAGGTTTACCCTCGGCCCAAAGGCGGTTGTTGGCGTATCACTTTTAAAGAAGACATTTTTACCAAAAGGTGCCAATATCCTTTTCAGCTACGATCCGCAATGGATACGCCTGGATACCCCCGTGAAAACCTGTGTGATATCTCATAATTTGGAATGTACTCTACAATACTCAATTTTTCGCCACTGAGGTAATCCGATACGCATCCGAGAAGCCGGTTTCCTGTCAGGAGCCCGGCTTTTTTCTTGACCAACAAAATCCTGATTGATAGCGAGTTGCTAGATACTCCCTATTTTTTTCAAAAAAAGATCTGTTTTACCCGTTACCTATGCTCAGGTACCGCGATTAATACTCAGAAAGCGCTGCTGAGGGAGTAGTTGCTTCAACGTAAAACTTTATACTCCACTTTATTAATCACTCACCTCATGAAATTTTTAAACACCAGATTATTCATCCTCCTTGTGTTATTAGGTGGAATGATGACTTCCTGCAGCAAAGATTCAGATGACGTAGGACCTGCATTAACAGGGAAATGGATCATTAAAAGTATAAACTACAAGACGTACGTCGGCAACACGCTCGACGAGGAAGAAACAGAAGACTACTCAGGGGTGGCTTACCTTGAGTTCAAAACGAATGGTACCTTCGTTGCTAAAGACGAAGACGGGTCTGTAGACGAATTCGAATACACGTACAATGCATCCGCTCAGGAGGTCCGTGTTACGGATGACGATGAAGTAACTGTGTTGAAAATACAGGAGCTTACTTCTTCTTCACTGATCATCTATTCCGAAGATTCCGCAACAAGTTCCGGTGTAACCTACAAAGCCCGCGTCACATTCTCCTGCAGACGTGCCTGATCATCATTTTATTCATAAAACTTAAAAGTAACTCCATTTATCCAATTAAATTCTCATGAAAAAGTTTATCATTTTATCCGTCTCACTATTCAGTCTATTATTAGTTACACAGGCCAAAGCACAGGTTTTCGAGAAAGGTACTAAGCTGATAGATGCTGGTTTCGAATTCCAGGAATCGTTTGAAGAAACCGTTATCCCTGTTTTCGGAGCTTTTGAAATAGGCGTAACAGACGACATAGGCGTGGGCGCCAAAATGCGCTTCTGGTCCAAACACGATGTGAATAGTCTGGTGATCCAGGCTACGGGCGCCTATCACTTCGGCAGGTTTATACCGGTAGAAAAGCTTGATGTTTTTGGTAGCCTCGGGTTGGGTGTCAACCGGATCTGGGTATCAGACTATGCCGAATATTCAGCCAGTTCTTTTATGATCAGCCCGCAGATTGGAGCACGTTATTTCTTTACCGAAAAATTTGGTGTAACCGCGAAACTTGGTGTCGACAGTTACAGGTACGACGACGGTTACTATGACTACGGCTCACGTTACACCGATGTCAACCTTGCACTAGGTGTATCCTTTAAATTTTAATCCCCCCGAATTCGATTGAGAAGTAATTTTTTATCGTAATAAAAGTTCAGACACATGGAGGACATTGTTCTCCATGTTGTTTTTTATGGTGGTATCTGATTTTTAGTTCATGGTATGATAATCGGTTAAACCTTCCAGGGGTGATTTCACGATCCTGCCGGGTATCAGGCCCTCTTCCAGTAAAACCCTTTTGAGGATATCCTGGTAAAAGAAAGCAACCGAGCCCGTAAAATGAACCTGATACAGCGCCGCATCCCTGTGCTTTTTGATATACTTTTTTACAAAAAGGGTGAAAGCCTGCGTAACCAGTTCCTGTAAAAACGGGTGTTCGATATGGCTCGCGATAAACCGGGAGAAGCCCGCAAAATACCGGTTTGGGAACGGCTGGCGATAGGTTTTGTCCAGAACCGCCAGCCGGTTGACCTCCGGATAGGTATTGGCAAACTGCGTATATAGCTCGTCCGGCATTTCCTGCTGAAGGTATTGTACCACCAGGGTTTTACCCAGATAAGATCCGCTGCCTTCGTCGCCCAGGAAAAA
Encoded here:
- a CDS encoding sigma-70 RNA polymerase sigma factor region 4 domain-containing protein gives rise to the protein MKLPWNSSSKNLIQLFQATEKPTVNQMVSLISEFFGKAVSGEVRQMGIDSRDHELLLYRETMTELAALLRNQYHLWENWTRKEVDRRIPDIVTATDWKLRIPGYRYSREETGTLGKQGMAIIRALPESLSVCLKDRKETVRKTLVRKYATKTEDAQAVSERTLRCVITLKRHQGWGKNTIFTWSKDRELNLKYTLVETYLYEQLALYSFVFKEDNRAVFMEDIRYKLKQYLINKLSSHHQRAEIAEEIIQEILISFFDKKAGYAAHPEKFYVDTRLHTYFIKLIKDSRKLRKYQGEVDDNTEDLPFDEQFFSRQGHEVSASEIMEILHQCRLLLDDSCREFFELRYSENFAEPLNYEAMADILDQTPKKVEKLAGKCNETLKTSIIEKSIEKGIVLKKSWTTTKKKDLSAPQEPEN
- a CDS encoding CHAT domain-containing protein, producing the protein MKNLMLLFIVAWACCIQAGYAQTTVYLQNWLEGEKHAINGEFAESMKYYQKAYQAVAKTDPVRAANVCNDMSSASYGDGLYDQALRYCYRGLAHTKNRASVPDSIFFKLYSSLGTMYNEMEHRDSSYFYFQSADAVLDRTPIVENQIPIYVLHHYLHQGRAFWKFHRYHQSIIYFSKAKSLCQNHKLTNDLQYVESSLAEVYDLLGQPQKSLVFRISAINHISSNNDELEKLYTGIGYTYQQLNQIDSALIWLKRARNVSISQSLENKAVKKQDIRLLLLLGHCHSSIDDFKNAEYFLDLAESQLATTTGNSAWVRANINIEKGRNSLKRKNYNTAALYFENAFQNTCYNRDITNFFNLILPEIGLNALYLKGYTYHQKFNTSGQITDLLLAYETFKKLIILKKTAYQEGINDAEERYTLSKEGINIFSEAIPIAYTLYQIKKSPKILNQLFEWFEQANTSYLNDAISNKNLTRENLPAALQAEEQKILKEKARLIEKSDPSSAEYQEKLNELRLRWYKFSQKLNKSNKTSALSIRPKEIQNQLDPGAAFISYKWYGDHIYTFIITRDTSRLEVLPVNAKRLQNNLDHLEGQLRHNPGFGKYSGTEAAIDCYRLLVEPLKKWVSGKNRLIIARDWRFNFLPFELLETGKKTHDYLTRQYAFSYTYSAAYFWQHPSLAQKSGQSATRSSLIVAPFINQLTTEVTKGWAPVADLDDLDDMGGEKLWAEGATKQAFLDKVQGQHVLQLATHARSADNNPDDSFIQFYPGGDSRLYLSEIYALPLQDTRLVILSACSGGEGMSKKGEGNISLAHGMVQAGCPSVISTIWEANNEVTAFLTKTTYQYLKKGIPVDLALQRARTDFFDDPVLKKFMHPYYWANLTLIGNYDPVFNTGTGYLWFGIAGVILILAMMLYMMSKRSGNKKSGHTEPDDH
- a CDS encoding RNA polymerase sigma factor produces the protein MKLFTDREIVDAIFSKESRAVNAATEQVYKQNQKRITQFVCTNGGTKTDAEDLFQDLTIIFLNNVWNEKFSLRDNAQISTYLYSIAENLWYKKIRSSTSALRREKNYMDDFLAAAPDQDSPVQQVIAKEEENWSHVIFNKLRTEAQDVLKAYYDEKLSMSEIAIRLEYTNADTAKNRKYRAMEELKKLIKKFRPE
- a CDS encoding M48 family metalloprotease, coding for MKIPLLTLSLLFCVTTTSFSQSMLPCNCNALNEIPKNYMAEKQATELLNTYIDQLWKYSKIRKIRDPFVVKEALCPYALTDICLTKLPDGTAENVRLILYSKEFLEDLNKAGQTASYVDRHVLLHELGHHVLGHHKNSKSMEALLSIYKQSAPDPKEWRKYGAANPMAQELEADIYAVWALSKLEKGFTVQQLVSQFNTQILNQKDKEAIAANHSDHPLFRDRIETMRKFEAQMLRAQSKVVPRKYFSDIASSAYLDLWPDAPVIDIALNAGIALGGITDFSYDGEKTDGFLYPPKTLKSISNYHAGLSITRFRWDRHWQRHVDIQWSRHKYGTTVQGGSEEQLIEKFQVDYLTVAPRMTWNSATGGKKGSFQALRVGLIAGFGFNFRIPAGKISYTNYISDVPTPKSRFTLGPKAVVGVSLLKKTFLPKGANILFSYDPQWIRLDTPVKTCVISHNLECTLQYSIFRH
- a CDS encoding matrixin family metalloprotease — its product is MKNFFLFFSTALFVWACSTVPDPASKVYYITETTTTRQPSGICAFRYKITNSYSRLDNQSQQNAVRAAFDLWQKGNPNLLFLQKQDGLTTEIAIRFAEPSEIPQGTQKAPIGLVRGNIPTISALKVDNNNYTILLDASFPWDTHAITRALSFHIGKFLGLEISPENGSMMNPVYLKETIRLSDADSVKINALYSLPCTSGCNNFLPLSLPVNDIITKSIRLDKQGKIAISASGRMVIGFWLGWSTPAGLENGLFSVPIGDYSLDRSINHAALIYRINNETKWRYCGTACEFSTDGVSQCIDVTLAINDNKPSDNDGAYDVTVNYKP
- a CDS encoding outer membrane protein assembly factor BamD — translated: MRRPTDKTEEQEWIERYLEGKMSEDERKHFETELAKDINLSMDTQQLKQAHRLMKEAFLEEQALATVRRLQAASRSREKIIYWSRYLAAASVSGIIFVTYLSLSMPRFPDSENDFTVVRGANTTTMPLNQRAVFDQFFEGQAHIAEGQYILAVRNFETVLQSSDLRPYFKEAAQWHLAVAYLKSGDISRAENLYQRFDHCTDCEYTVGTMNRWKIWWQIRWKKLLP
- a CDS encoding N-acetylglucosamine kinase; this translates as MKNTSILIADSGSTKTDWILTDVQGSRTMLASAGMNPFYQSTGDIVKILETEVLPRLTGEVGEIHFYGAGCADAKSGKPVYDALSECIPAAEIIEVASDMLGAARGLCGHKPGLACILGTGANNALFDGVHITHSIGSLGFFLGDEGSGSYLGKTLVVQYLQQEMPDELYTQFANTYPEVNRLAVLDKTYRQPFPNRYFAGFSRFIASHIEHPFLQELVTQAFTLFVKKYIKKHRDAALYQVHFTGSVAFFYQDILKRVLLEEGLIPGRIVKSPLEGLTDYHTMN
- a CDS encoding lipocalin family protein; this encodes MKFLNTRLFILLVLLGGMMTSCSKDSDDVGPALTGKWIIKSINYKTYVGNTLDEEETEDYSGVAYLEFKTNGTFVAKDEDGSVDEFEYTYNASAQEVRVTDDDEVTVLKIQELTSSSLIIYSEDSATSSGVTYKARVTFSCRRA